GCGTCCGGCGCGTACTGCGGGCACGGTCGTCAAGGACGAGGGCGAGGGCGGCAAGGCGCTCGCCGGCTTCCTCGCGGAAGCGAAGTTCATCTAATCGGGCAGCCTCGCCGACCAGAAGTTCATCTGAGTCGGCCCCGCTTTTCCGACCCCTCGAACCTGCGAACACGGAGACATTGAGCAATGGCTGAGATTCTCGTCCTGGTGGACCACGCCGACGGTGTGGTCCGCAAGCCGGCCCTGGAGCTGCTGACCCTGGCCCGCCGTATCGGCGAGCCGTCCGCGGTGGTGCTCGGCGCCGGTGCCGCGGCCGCCGACATCGCCGCCAAGGCCGGCGAGTTCGGCGCGGTGAAGGTGTACGTCGCCGACGGTGCCGAGTTCGCCGACCAGCTGGTCGTCCCCAAGGTGGACGCCCTGGCCCAGATCGCCAAGGCCAACGACGTGGCGGCCGTGCTGGTCACCTCGTCCGGCGAGGGCAAGGAGGTCGCCGCCCGCGTGGCGCTGCGCCTGGGTTCGGGCATCATCACCGACGCGGTGGACCTGGAGGCCGGTGACGGTGGTCCGGTGGCGACGCAGTCGGTGTTCGCGGCGTCGTTCCAGGTGAAGTCGAAGGTCACCAAGGGTGCGCCGGTCATCACCGTCAAGCCGAATGCGGTGGCTCCGGAGGCCGTTGCGGCGGCGGGTGCGGTGGAGAACGTGTCGGTGGCGTTCACCGGCAATGCGGCCACGGTGACCTCGCGCACGCCGCGGGTGTCGACGGGCCGTCCGGAGCTGACCGAGGCCGCGATCGTGGTCTCCGGTGGCCGTGGTGTCGGTGCCGCCGAGGGCTTCGGCGTGGTCGAGGAGCTCGCGGACGCGCTGGGCGCGGCCGTCGGTGCCTCGCGTGCCGCGGTGGACGCGGGCTGGTACCCGCACAGCAGCCAGGTCGGCCAGACCGGCAAGCAGGTCTCCCCGCAGCTGTACGTGGCCAACGGCATCTCGGGCGCCATCCAGCACCGGGCCGGCATGCAGACCTCG
The genomic region above belongs to Streptomyces sp. 1331.2 and contains:
- a CDS encoding electron transfer flavoprotein subunit alpha/FixB family protein, which encodes MAEILVLVDHADGVVRKPALELLTLARRIGEPSAVVLGAGAAAADIAAKAGEFGAVKVYVADGAEFADQLVVPKVDALAQIAKANDVAAVLVTSSGEGKEVAARVALRLGSGIITDAVDLEAGDGGPVATQSVFAASFQVKSKVTKGAPVITVKPNAVAPEAVAAAGAVENVSVAFTGNAATVTSRTPRVSTGRPELTEAAIVVSGGRGVGAAEGFGVVEELADALGAAVGASRAAVDAGWYPHSSQVGQTGKQVSPQLYVANGISGAIQHRAGMQTSKTIVAVNKDPEAPIFELVDYGVVGDLFQVLPQLTAEVKARKA